TAGAGCGTCTGTACACTGCAATACGCGATGTTGATGTTACTGACATTACAACGTCAGATGAGACCGTTAAAGAGAGTAAGTTTTATCAAGGTTTTGTTAAAGCAATGGACGATGACTTTAATACACCTGAAGCATTGGCTGTATTGTTTGACCTTGCTAAAGAGCTTAACCGAGTTAAATCTAACGACGCAGACAAAGCAATACAGTTAGCAAGTATGTTAGTTAAATTTGCTAACGTACTGGGATTATTAACACAAAACCCCGATCAATTTTTGCAAGGTGATAGTGGCTCAGACGATCAAGCAGCTGAAATAGAAGCGTTAATCGTTCAACGTAATACAGCAAGGGCCAATAAAGATTGGGCTAGTGCAGATGATGCACGTGATAAATTAGCGGCGTTAAATGTAGTACTTGAAGATGGTGCTAACGGCACAACTTGGCGTAAAGTTTAAGCTTCAGCTTGAACCTGCCTAGGACACTACCAATTAAGTCCTTGCAATAAGTGACTGTAATAACGGTAAGCCTATAAAAAAGGAGAACAATAGTTCTCCTTTTTACTTTTACTTTTACTTTTAGTTTTAGCTTTAGCTTTTAATTTCTAATGACTACTTTCTAAGTCTCGCTTTAAACGTTTCATTTATTCTGAATAGTTCGCTTATTTTTAAAGTCTGCTAATACAATTTCCAATGCTTGAATCGTTGTTTCTAGTGGTAATTCATTTTCTTCCAGTAGTTGTATTAAATCTACTGCTAGTTTTATTTCATTAGGAGCAGCTTCTAAGCCACTTAATGTTTCTTGTTGGGTATTAGTCATTATCTAATGCTTCCATTTTAAACTCTAAGGATTGTGTAAACTCATTACATTTTTGATAACGTTCTTTGAGTACGCCCACTCTGGTTTTATGTATTTCTTTGTGTGCACTCGTTGCATCTCGATAAAGGGTATTTTCTTCATCTATCATGGCTAACAACCTTTTTTCATATTGGTATTGGCGTTGTAACTGTTGGTATACTTTTTCTTGCTGTGTGGAGTAGCGTTTATACAATCCCTCTGCTTTACCTGCATCTAATTGATTAACAATATTTAATAAAGCTGAAAACTGATTAATGAACTTTTCACATTCATAGTTGATAATAGTATTACCCATCTCTTTGGTAATAACATGTGTTAAATGTTCAAAAGTGGTTTGGATTTGTTGACAGTAACCAGACAAGGTTAAACTACTCGCATTGAATAAATGTACTTCAAAACGAAATGACTTATTTTCTGATAAAGTGATTTTATTATCCCATTCCCGACAACGTGAACTCAGCGTTTCCAGTTGTTCAAACAAAGCGTTTAAATGTTTTAAGTCTATTGACTGAACCATGCATTATATCCAAGGTTAATAGCCATTATTAACACAATAATAATGAACAATGGGCGAATAAATTTAGCACCGAAATAGATAGCTGAATGCGCGCCAATAAAAGCACCTAACATCAAACAGGCACCCATGGTTAAACCGATAAACCAATTGACTTGACCAAAGTAGATGAAAATTAACAGTGAAACAAAATTACTGGTAAAGTTCATCGCTTTCGCAATACCACTGGATAACAAAATATTCAAACGGTACAAGCGCATATTAGAAATAACCCAAAATGCACCAGTACCTGGGCCTGATATGCCATCATAAAAACCTAAAACAAACCCTTGGATTCGTTGTTTAATTCTCAGTAAAGTATTTTGCTCGGGTAGTACTGAATTATCAATTTCTTTGACTCGACTAAATAAAGTATAAATAGCAGCCGTTAGAATAACCAAAGGTAGAAATTTATTAAGAAATGCCGTTGAAATATAATTAACTAAAATTGTGCCACATAATGCGCCAATAAAAGTACTATAAAAACATTGTTTCCAAAATGCGGGATCAAATAATTTTTTCCTAAAATAAGTGAAAGCAGCGGTGCCTGATGCAAAGCTTGCAGATAGTTTATTTGTGCCTAGGGTTAAGTGTGGCGGTAAACCAACACTTAATAAAGTAGGAACGGTTAGCATGCCACCACCGCCTACAACGGCATCAATGAATCCTGCTGCTAGCCCTACTAATGCTAATAGCATCCAACTACTTGGATCTAATGCAAACTCAGTCATTTTATTTCTCTACGTTTAAAGCAAAAGGAGGAAGCGCATCAATTAAACTTTTGCCATATCGTTTGGTAATAACTCGCTTATCTAAAATAGTAATTTTTCCTGTATCTTCTTCTTTACGAATTAATCGACCGCAAGACTGTATTAATTTTTTACTGGCCTCTGGGATAGTTATTTGCATAAAGGGATTACCTCCTTTTGAGGTTATCCATTCTGCGTGTGCTTCTTCGACGGGTGAGTCTGGGACAGCAAAGGGCAATTTAGTAATCATTAGGTTGGTTAGGTAATGGCCAGGAAGATCTAAACCTTCAGCTAAACTACCTGTACCAAATAAGATACTGGTTAATCCTTGATCACAGTTCTTTTTATGCGTTGTGATCATTTTAGTACGGGATGTTTCACCTTGTACTAACAAAGACGTTGGAAACTTTCGACGTAACTTGTCAGCGGCTAAGTTCATTTGCCAATAAGAAGCAAATAACACTAAATTACCGGCTTTGTCTTCCACACGTTGGGCAATATTATCGATTAATTCATTATCGAACCCTTTCTCTGTT
Above is a genomic segment from Psychromonas sp. L1A2 containing:
- a CDS encoding TSUP family transporter, with protein sequence MTEFALDPSSWMLLALVGLAAGFIDAVVGGGGMLTVPTLLSVGLPPHLTLGTNKLSASFASGTAAFTYFRKKLFDPAFWKQCFYSTFIGALCGTILVNYISTAFLNKFLPLVILTAAIYTLFSRVKEIDNSVLPEQNTLLRIKQRIQGFVLGFYDGISGPGTGAFWVISNMRLYRLNILLSSGIAKAMNFTSNFVSLLIFIYFGQVNWFIGLTMGACLMLGAFIGAHSAIYFGAKFIRPLFIIIVLIMAINLGYNAWFSQ
- a CDS encoding DUF2496 domain-containing protein — its product is MTNTQQETLSGLEAAPNEIKLAVDLIQLLEENELPLETTIQALEIVLADFKNKRTIQNK
- the priC gene encoding primosomal replication protein PriC encodes the protein MVQSIDLKHLNALFEQLETLSSRCREWDNKITLSENKSFRFEVHLFNASSLTLSGYCQQIQTTFEHLTHVITKEMGNTIINYECEKFINQFSALLNIVNQLDAGKAEGLYKRYSTQQEKVYQQLQRQYQYEKRLLAMIDEENTLYRDATSAHKEIHKTRVGVLKERYQKCNEFTQSLEFKMEALDND